A window of the Hordeum vulgare subsp. vulgare chromosome 5H, MorexV3_pseudomolecules_assembly, whole genome shotgun sequence genome harbors these coding sequences:
- the LOC123397020 gene encoding uncharacterized protein LOC123397020 has product MERIRDRERQRSHISPRLASLYRITLDLPSPRLSLSHPHRIAPDLPWAGGGSTRAAGQPPEGGSTRIRKTFEDCWATKSILLGYGVHIDECDLSLHDGFKDELHASLGCDGRLPQVFVDGEHLGGAEDVRRLHEAGELSEALDACEMALPTVGGKGAALEACSGCGGVRFVPGAATKIPWRARRAQSLISGTRGRHEQTTAVDESVRLISISFHFCVRFGSGRRTSGQQADTCVRLGHPVGPAFVSG; this is encoded by the exons ATGGAGCGGATACG agacagagagaggcagagatctcacatctctcctCGCCTCGCCTCTCTCTATCGGATCACGCTGGATCTTCCCTCGCCTCGCCTCTCTCTGTCACACCCGCACCGGATTGCGCCAGATCTCCCATGGGCGGGCGGCGGTAGCACCCGTGCCGCCGGACAGCCACCAGAAGGCGGTAGCACCCGCATCCGCAAGACGTTCGAGGACTGCTGGGCCACCAAGTCCATCCTCCTGGGCTACGGCGTGCACATCGACGAGTGCGACCTGTCGCTGCACGACGGGTTCAAGGACGAGCTGCACGCCTCGCTGGGCTGCGACGGCAGGCTGCCCCAGGTGTTCGTGGACGGTGAGCACCTGGGCGGCGCCGAGGACGTCCGCCGCCTGCACGAGGCCGGGGAGCTGTCCGAGGCGCTGGACGCCTGCGAGATGGCGCTACCAACCGTGGGCGGCAAAGGCGCCGCGCTAGAGGCGTGCTCCGGGTGCGGCGGCGTCCGGTTCGTCCCGGGCGCGGCGACGAAGATCCCTTGGCGAGCGCGACGGGCGCAGTCACTGATAAGTGGGACCAGGGGCAGACACGAGCAGACGACAGCGGTGGACGAGAGCGTCCGCCTCATATCCATTTCTTTCCATTTTTGCGTCAGGTTTGGGTCGGGACGGCGGACAAGCGGACAGCAGGCGGACACATGCGTCCGTTTGGGTCATCCCGTTGGGCCAGCTTTTGTGTCCGGATGA
- the LOC123396669 gene encoding dehydration-responsive element-binding protein 1B-like, whose product MDTVAAWPQFEEQDYMTVWPEEQEYRTVWSEPPKRRAGRIKLQETRHPVYRGVRRRGKVGQWVCELRVPVSRGYSRLWLGTFANPEMAARAHDSAALALSGHDACLNFADSAWRMMPVHATGSFRLAPAQEIKDAVAVALEVFQGQHPADACTAEESTTPITSSDLSGLDDEHWIGGMDAGSYYASLAQGMLMEPPAAGGWREDDGEHDDGFNTSASLWSY is encoded by the coding sequence ATGGACACAGTTGCCGCCTGGCCGCAGTTTGAGGAGCAAGACTACATGACGGTGTGGCCGGAGGAGCAGGAGTACCGGACGGTTTGGTCGGAGCCGCCGAAGCGGCGGGCCGGCCGGATCAAGTTGCAGGAGACGCGCCACCCGGTGTACCGCGGCGTGCGACGCCGTGGCAAGGTCGGGCAGTGGGTGTGCGAGCTGCGCGTCCCCGTAAGCCGGGGTTACTCCAGGCTCTGGCTCGGCACCTTCGCCAACCCCGAGATGGCGGCGCGCGCGCACGACTCCGCCGCGCTCGCCCTCTCCggccatgatgcgtgcctcaactTCGCCGACTCCGCCTGGCGGATGATGCCCGTCCACGCGACTGGGTCGTTCAGGCTCGCCCCCGCGCAAGAGATCAAggacgccgtcgccgtcgccctcgagGTGTTCCAGGGGCAGCACCCAGCCGACGCGTGCACGGCCGAGGAGAGCACGACCCCCATCACCTCAAGCGACCTATCGGGGCTGGACGACGAGCACTGGATCGGCGGCATGGACGCCGGGTCCTACTACGCGAGCTTGGCGCAGGGGATGCTCATGGAGCCGCCGGCCGCCGGAGGGTGGCGGGAGGACGACGGCGAACACGACGACGGCTTCAACACGTCCGCGTCGCTGTGGAGCTACTAG